The following are encoded in a window of Bradyrhizobium guangdongense genomic DNA:
- a CDS encoding histone — MAKASKKKSKKAKKAKKVVSAKKATKKKAAKKSAKKSARKSAKKAAPKKAAKTSAKKAAAKKAVKKAAPKKAAKKAAPKKAKAAPAAKPAAPVAPAPEPAAETSWAMPSSSAEATPAEGQG; from the coding sequence ATGGCGAAAGCGAGCAAGAAAAAAAGCAAGAAGGCCAAAAAGGCCAAGAAGGTCGTAAGCGCGAAGAAGGCGACGAAGAAGAAGGCGGCCAAGAAGTCGGCGAAGAAGTCCGCCAGGAAATCTGCAAAGAAGGCCGCGCCGAAGAAAGCTGCCAAGACGTCAGCAAAGAAGGCTGCGGCCAAGAAGGCTGTGAAGAAGGCGGCGCCGAAGAAGGCCGCCAAGAAAGCAGCGCCGAAGAAGGCGAAGGCAGCTCCCGCGGCGAAGCCAGCGGCCCCCGTGGCGCCGGCGCCGGAGCCGGCGGCTGAGACGAGCTGGGCGATGCCTTCGTCTTCTGCGGAAGCGACGCCGGCCGAGGGGCAAGGTTAG
- the glcF gene encoding glycolate oxidase subunit GlcF — protein MKTEFSLAQLADPDIAEADKILRACVHCGFCTATCPTYVLLGDELDSPRGRIYLIKEMLEKDQAPTPEVVKHVDRCLSCLACMTTCPSGVNYMHLVDQARVRIEQRYERPLAERLLRRVLAFVLPDPQRFRISMRLAQLARPLAVFLPTPRPSATPGLIQRLKAMLALAPGRLPSPGALPGSVFAALGKKRGRVALLQGCAQQVLAPRINQAAINLLTRHGIEVVLVKDEQCCGALTHHLGHDDDALARARANVRAWQKEAAGEGLDAILVTTSGCGTVIKDYGYLLREDAAFAADAAQVSALAKDITEYVAGLALTPSTQQGDVVVAYHSACSLQHGQKITGLPKELLSKNGFVVKDVPESHLCCGSAGTYNILQPELAGRLRDRKVANIASVKPDMIAAGNIGCMVQIASGTSVPVVHTIELLDWATGGSRPALNPSR, from the coding sequence ATGAAGACCGAATTCTCACTGGCACAGCTCGCCGACCCTGATATCGCCGAAGCCGACAAGATCCTGCGCGCTTGCGTCCATTGCGGCTTCTGCACCGCGACCTGCCCGACCTATGTCCTGCTCGGCGACGAGCTCGATAGCCCGCGCGGCCGCATCTATCTGATCAAGGAGATGCTGGAAAAGGACCAGGCGCCGACGCCAGAGGTGGTCAAGCACGTCGACCGTTGCCTGTCGTGCCTCGCCTGTATGACCACCTGCCCCTCGGGGGTGAACTACATGCACCTCGTCGATCAGGCCCGGGTCAGGATCGAGCAGCGCTATGAGCGTCCGCTCGCCGAGCGGCTGCTGCGCCGGGTGCTCGCCTTCGTGCTGCCGGATCCGCAACGGTTTCGTATCAGCATGCGGTTGGCGCAGCTTGCCCGGCCGCTCGCTGTCTTCCTGCCGACCCCGCGGCCCTCGGCCACCCCGGGCCTGATCCAGCGCCTCAAGGCGATGCTGGCGCTGGCGCCTGGCCGGCTGCCGTCACCGGGCGCGCTTCCCGGCAGCGTGTTCGCAGCGCTCGGCAAGAAGCGCGGCCGCGTCGCGCTGCTCCAGGGCTGCGCCCAGCAGGTGCTGGCGCCGCGCATCAATCAGGCCGCCATCAATCTGCTCACCCGCCACGGCATCGAGGTCGTGCTGGTCAAGGATGAGCAATGCTGCGGCGCGCTCACCCATCATCTCGGCCACGACGATGATGCGCTGGCGCGGGCTCGCGCCAACGTCAGGGCCTGGCAGAAGGAGGCGGCAGGCGAGGGGCTCGACGCCATCCTGGTGACGACCTCCGGCTGCGGCACGGTGATCAAGGACTATGGCTACCTGCTGCGCGAGGACGCCGCATTCGCAGCCGACGCGGCGCAAGTGTCCGCGCTCGCGAAGGACATCACCGAATACGTCGCTGGTCTTGCCCTCACGCCGAGCACGCAACAGGGCGATGTCGTCGTCGCCTATCACTCCGCGTGCTCGTTGCAGCACGGACAGAAAATCACGGGGCTTCCGAAAGAATTGCTTTCCAAGAATGGATTCGTGGTGAAAGATGTGCCCGAGAGCCATTTGTGTTGCGGTTCGGCGGGGACTTACAACATTCTCCAGCCCGAGCTTGCGGGCCGGTTGCGCGATCGCAAGGTCGCCAACATCGCGAGCGTCAAGCCGGACATGATTGCCGCGGGCAATATCGGCTGCATGGTGCAGATTGCCAGTGGCACGTCAGTTCCGGTCGTACACACGATTGAGCTTCTCGATTGGGCTACGGGCGGGTCGCGGCCGGCATTGAATCCGTCGCGCTGA
- a CDS encoding FAD-binding protein produces MDTLRVRDAKDVEEVVRAAIASEQPLEIVGRGSKRSIGHAMATNAVLDVSALNAVTSYEPNELIVTLQAGAPVADVLSLIDAKNQQFAFEPVNTAPLLGTSASGTIGGMIASGLAGPRRIRAGGARDHLLGAHAVSGFGDSFKTGGKVVKNVTGYDLCKLLAGSWGTLSVMTEVTLKVMPKPEAERTLLLRGLDDAAANKAMTAALGSPFDVSAAAHLPKSAFRAKTEGLGDVAGEGEALTVLRLEGITASAGHRAGSLRELLAPFGTAEVIEDAASSALWTTIRDVLPFAAGGALGAWPVWRIVCPPASGAALGALLARETGGEVIYDWGGGLIWAAMPPAGDAHAAAVRQRTNAFGGHATLIRAAEDVRREVDVFHPQAPGVAALSERVRASFDPKSILNRGRLTRGAPA; encoded by the coding sequence GTGGATACGCTCAGGGTCAGAGACGCCAAAGACGTCGAAGAGGTGGTGCGCGCGGCGATTGCGAGCGAGCAGCCGCTCGAGATCGTCGGCCGTGGCAGCAAGCGCAGCATCGGGCATGCGATGGCGACCAACGCGGTGCTCGACGTCTCCGCGCTGAATGCCGTCACCTCCTATGAGCCCAACGAGCTGATCGTCACGCTGCAGGCCGGCGCGCCGGTGGCCGACGTGCTGTCCCTGATCGACGCCAAGAACCAGCAATTTGCCTTCGAGCCCGTCAACACCGCGCCGCTGCTCGGCACGTCCGCATCGGGCACCATCGGCGGCATGATCGCCTCCGGCCTGGCCGGCCCGCGGCGGATCAGGGCGGGCGGCGCACGCGATCATCTTCTGGGGGCGCATGCCGTCTCCGGCTTTGGCGACAGCTTCAAGACCGGCGGCAAGGTGGTCAAGAACGTCACGGGCTATGATCTCTGCAAGCTGCTGGCAGGGTCCTGGGGCACGCTGTCCGTCATGACCGAGGTGACGCTGAAGGTGATGCCGAAGCCGGAGGCCGAGCGGACGCTGTTGCTGCGCGGGTTGGATGATGCCGCCGCCAACAAGGCGATGACAGCGGCGCTCGGCTCGCCCTTCGACGTCTCCGCCGCCGCGCATCTGCCGAAATCGGCTTTCCGTGCCAAGACCGAGGGACTTGGCGATGTCGCCGGCGAGGGCGAGGCGCTGACGGTGCTGCGGCTCGAGGGCATCACCGCTTCTGCCGGCCACCGCGCCGGCTCCTTGCGCGAATTGCTGGCGCCGTTCGGAACCGCTGAGGTCATCGAGGATGCCGCCTCCTCCGCGCTGTGGACCACCATTCGCGACGTATTGCCTTTCGCGGCCGGCGGCGCGCTCGGGGCCTGGCCGGTGTGGCGGATCGTCTGTCCACCGGCTTCGGGCGCTGCGCTCGGGGCGCTATTGGCGCGCGAGACGGGCGGCGAGGTCATCTACGATTGGGGCGGCGGCTTGATTTGGGCGGCGATGCCGCCCGCGGGTGATGCGCACGCCGCGGCCGTTCGCCAGCGGACCAACGCGTTCGGCGGGCATGCCACGCTGATCCGGGCGGCCGAGGATGTCAGGCGCGAAGTCGATGTCTTCCACCCGCAAGCACCAGGTGTTGCTGCCCTGAGCGAACGGGTCCGCGCCAGCTTCGATCCGAAATCCATTCTGAACCGGGGACGGCTGACGCGAGGCGCTCCGGCATGA
- a CDS encoding putative quinol monooxygenase, which yields MNEHAMTQQAIHQAVGGGGLLVVAQWEAKAEQVDRVAEILRGFLPQAQSEPGVKLFLISRAKDNPAQFLFYELFRDEAAFKAHQESAHFKSHITGQALPLLARRERTQYALM from the coding sequence ATGAACGAGCACGCAATGACCCAGCAAGCCATCCATCAAGCCGTCGGCGGCGGCGGTCTTCTGGTCGTAGCGCAATGGGAAGCGAAGGCCGAGCAAGTGGACCGCGTGGCCGAGATCCTGCGCGGCTTCCTCCCACAGGCTCAAAGCGAACCCGGCGTGAAGCTGTTCCTGATCAGCCGCGCCAAGGACAACCCGGCCCAGTTCCTGTTCTACGAATTGTTCCGCGACGAGGCGGCGTTCAAGGCGCATCAGGAGAGCGCGCATTTCAAGAGCCACATCACCGGGCAAGCGCTGCCGCTGCTGGCGAGGCGCGAGCGGACGCAATACGCGCTGATGTGA
- a CDS encoding FAD-linked oxidase C-terminal domain-containing protein has protein sequence MAIMMPASDQAVLARRAEIVAALRAILPGEGVIDTPAEMRAYESDGLTAYRQPPMVVVLPDTTEQVSLVLKYCAAHGIKVVPRGSGTSLSGGALPLEDGVLLGLGKFKRIREIDFDNRVVVTEPGVTNLAISQAVAHAGFYYAPDPSSQIACSIGGNVAENSGGVHCLKYGMTTNNVLGCEIVLMSGEILRIGGKGCENPGYDLMGVITGSEGLLGVITEITVRILQKPETARALMVGFAEVEAAGECVARIIGAGIIPGGMEMMDKPAIHAAEAFVHAGYPLDVEALLIIELDGPKIEVDELISRVETIANGCGSTTCQISTSEAERNLFWAGRKAAFPAVGRISPDYLCMDGTIPRGALPKALARIRELSEKYQLGCANVFHAGDGNLHPLILYDANKPGEIERAEAFGADILRACVEFGGVLTGEHGVGIEKRDLMPDMFTEIDLNQQQRLKCAFDAQGLLNPGKVFPTLHRCAELGRMHVHAGKLAFPDIPRF, from the coding sequence ATGGCCATCATGATGCCCGCGAGCGACCAGGCGGTGCTGGCGCGCCGCGCGGAGATCGTTGCTGCATTGCGCGCAATTTTGCCCGGCGAGGGCGTGATCGATACGCCTGCCGAGATGCGCGCCTACGAATCCGACGGGCTGACGGCCTATCGGCAGCCGCCGATGGTCGTGGTGTTGCCCGACACGACCGAGCAGGTTTCGCTCGTCCTGAAATATTGTGCCGCGCACGGCATCAAGGTGGTGCCGCGTGGCTCCGGCACCTCGCTGTCGGGCGGCGCGCTGCCGCTGGAGGACGGCGTGCTGCTGGGGCTCGGCAAGTTCAAGCGCATCCGGGAGATCGATTTCGACAACCGCGTCGTCGTCACCGAGCCCGGCGTCACCAACCTGGCCATCAGCCAGGCGGTCGCGCATGCCGGCTTCTACTACGCGCCCGATCCGTCCTCGCAGATCGCCTGCTCGATCGGTGGCAATGTCGCCGAGAATTCCGGCGGCGTGCACTGTCTGAAATACGGCATGACCACCAACAACGTGCTCGGTTGCGAGATCGTGCTGATGAGCGGCGAGATCCTGCGAATCGGCGGCAAGGGGTGCGAGAACCCCGGCTACGACCTGATGGGCGTCATCACCGGCTCGGAAGGCCTGCTCGGGGTCATCACCGAAATCACGGTGCGCATCCTGCAGAAGCCGGAGACGGCGCGCGCCCTCATGGTCGGCTTTGCCGAAGTCGAGGCCGCCGGCGAATGCGTGGCCCGGATCATCGGCGCCGGCATCATTCCCGGCGGCATGGAGATGATGGACAAGCCCGCGATCCACGCCGCCGAAGCCTTCGTCCATGCCGGCTATCCGCTCGACGTTGAAGCGCTGCTCATCATCGAGCTCGACGGCCCCAAGATCGAGGTCGACGAGCTGATCAGTCGCGTCGAGACCATCGCCAACGGCTGTGGCTCCACCACCTGCCAGATCTCGACGTCGGAGGCCGAGCGCAACCTGTTCTGGGCGGGCCGCAAAGCGGCATTCCCCGCCGTGGGCCGCATCTCGCCCGATTATCTCTGCATGGACGGCACCATCCCGCGCGGCGCACTGCCGAAGGCGCTGGCGCGCATCCGCGAGCTCTCGGAAAAATACCAGCTCGGCTGCGCCAACGTGTTTCACGCCGGCGACGGCAATCTGCACCCGCTGATCCTCTATGATGCGAACAAGCCCGGCGAGATCGAGCGCGCCGAAGCTTTCGGCGCCGACATCCTGCGCGCTTGCGTCGAGTTCGGCGGCGTGCTGACCGGCGAGCACGGCGTCGGCATCGAGAAGCGCGATCTGATGCCCGACATGTTCACCGAGATCGATCTCAACCAGCAGCAGCGGCTGAAATGCGCGTTCGACGCGCAGGGCCTGCTCAACCCCGGCAAGGTATTTCCGACCCTGCACCGCTGTGCCGAGCTCGGCCGCATGCATGTCCACGCGGGCAAGCTGGCATTTCCGGATATTCCGCGGTTCTGA
- the cycA gene encoding cytochrome c-550 CycA has protein sequence MTKLTFGALVALAMTAAASSAMAQDVAAGKTSFNKCLACHAIGEGAKNKVGPELNGLDGRKSGTAPDYNYSEANKNSGITWNEAQFKEYIKDPKAKVPGTKMAFAGIKNETEINNLWAYVSQFDKDGKIKQ, from the coding sequence ATGACAAAACTGACTTTCGGCGCGCTGGTTGCCCTTGCCATGACTGCCGCAGCGTCCAGTGCGATGGCGCAGGACGTCGCAGCCGGCAAGACGTCGTTCAACAAGTGCCTGGCCTGCCATGCGATCGGCGAAGGCGCCAAGAACAAGGTTGGGCCCGAGCTCAACGGTCTCGACGGCCGCAAATCCGGCACCGCGCCGGATTACAACTATTCCGAGGCCAACAAGAACTCCGGCATCACCTGGAACGAGGCCCAGTTCAAGGAATACATCAAGGACCCGAAGGCCAAGGTCCCCGGCACCAAGATGGCGTTCGCCGGCATCAAGAACGAGACTGAGATCAACAATCTCTGGGCCTATGTGTCGCAGTTCGACAAGGACGGAAAAATCAAGCAGTAA
- a CDS encoding alpha/beta fold hydrolase — protein sequence MIVLSAVTALVLLALVTQAGVVALQRAFPPQGRMVEVDGATLHVVEIGPREAGLPIVMLHGASSNLEVMRRPLGDLLARQHRVILIDRPGHGWSTRALRQDSTPEVQARMIDAALSKLGIDRAIFVVHSWSGALGARLALDHASRVAGLVMLAPVTHPWRGGVGRYNEIIATPVIGPLLAYTITLPLGYFVTETGARNVFLPQTMPDGFVRDSATPLLLRPREFIANAFDLVTLKASVAAQAARYGEIRLPVTIIAGEPDKTVKTDIHARPFAATVPNAKLIVLPDLGHMVQNAVPDLVKAEIETMIGHIASAQAVAD from the coding sequence ATGATCGTGCTCTCAGCCGTGACGGCGCTGGTGCTGCTGGCGCTGGTCACGCAGGCCGGCGTTGTTGCTTTGCAGCGCGCCTTTCCGCCGCAGGGGCGGATGGTCGAAGTCGACGGGGCGACGCTGCACGTCGTCGAGATCGGCCCGCGCGAGGCGGGCCTGCCGATCGTGATGCTGCACGGCGCAAGCTCAAATCTCGAAGTGATGCGGCGGCCGCTCGGCGACCTTCTGGCCAGGCAGCACCGCGTCATCCTGATCGACCGTCCCGGCCACGGCTGGAGCACGCGCGCATTGCGGCAGGATTCGACGCCGGAGGTGCAGGCGCGCATGATCGACGCAGCGCTAAGCAAGCTCGGGATCGATCGCGCGATCTTCGTCGTGCATTCCTGGAGCGGTGCGCTTGGCGCGCGGCTGGCGCTCGATCATGCGAGCCGCGTCGCCGGGCTCGTGATGCTGGCGCCGGTGACCCATCCGTGGCGGGGCGGCGTCGGCCGCTATAACGAGATCATCGCCACGCCGGTGATCGGCCCGCTGCTTGCCTACACCATCACGCTGCCGCTGGGCTATTTCGTCACGGAAACCGGTGCGCGCAACGTCTTCCTGCCGCAGACGATGCCGGACGGTTTCGTGAGGGATTCGGCGACGCCGCTGTTGCTGCGCCCGCGCGAATTCATCGCCAATGCCTTTGACCTGGTGACGCTGAAGGCGTCGGTGGCCGCCCAGGCTGCCCGCTATGGCGAGATCAGACTGCCTGTCACCATCATCGCCGGCGAGCCCGACAAGACGGTGAAAACGGACATCCACGCGCGTCCGTTTGCCGCGACGGTGCCGAACGCAAAGCTGATCGTGCTGCCCGATCTCGGCCACATGGTGCAGAACGCGGTGCCGGATCTGGTGAAGGCGGAGATCGAGACGATGATCGGTCACATCGCCTCGGCACAGGCGGTCGCCGATTAA
- a CDS encoding tetratricopeptide repeat protein, giving the protein MTVRFCFARTLCLALILGAAGLAPALAQDDPAPPAKQQKKLPEAPAKLPKADRTKNLDFLFGALKAAPDEDSAKHVEARIWAIWLQTPSDTAALLMARAKAAVDAQKVDVAIKLLDAVIKLRPDYIEAWNRRATLYYMQNDYARSLADIREVLIREPRHFGALAGLGMIMQDVGDEKRALEAYRKALAINPHLEKIPDQVKALTEKVEGRDI; this is encoded by the coding sequence ATGACCGTGAGATTCTGTTTCGCGCGCACCCTGTGTCTGGCCCTCATTCTGGGAGCCGCCGGCCTCGCCCCGGCGCTGGCGCAGGATGATCCGGCTCCGCCGGCGAAGCAGCAGAAGAAGCTGCCGGAGGCCCCGGCCAAGCTGCCCAAGGCCGACCGCACCAAGAACCTCGATTTCCTGTTCGGCGCGCTGAAGGCCGCCCCGGACGAGGACAGCGCCAAGCATGTCGAGGCGCGGATCTGGGCGATCTGGCTGCAGACCCCGAGCGACACCGCGGCGCTGCTGATGGCGCGGGCCAAGGCCGCGGTCGATGCGCAGAAGGTCGACGTCGCGATCAAGCTGCTGGATGCCGTCATCAAGCTGCGGCCCGATTATATCGAGGCCTGGAACCGGCGTGCGACGCTCTACTACATGCAGAACGACTATGCCCGTTCGCTCGCGGACATCCGCGAAGTGCTGATTCGCGAGCCCCGGCATTTCGGCGCGCTCGCGGGGCTCGGCATGATCATGCAGGATGTCGGTGACGAGAAGCGCGCGCTCGAGGCCTATCGCAAGGCGCTGGCCATCAATCCGCATCTCGAGAAGATCCCCGACCAGGTGAAGGCGCTGACCGAGAAGGTCGAAGGCCGCGACATCTAG
- the ykgO gene encoding type B 50S ribosomal protein L36, whose amino-acid sequence MKVRNSLKSLRGRHRANRLVRRKGRVYVINKVQRRFKARQG is encoded by the coding sequence ATGAAGGTCCGTAACTCGCTGAAGTCGCTGCGCGGTCGCCATCGCGCCAACCGCCTGGTCCGCCGCAAGGGCCGGGTCTACGTGATCAACAAGGTGCAGCGCCGCTTCAAGGCTCGCCAGGGCTGA